The Brevibacillus brevis genome contains a region encoding:
- the ytvI gene encoding sporulation integral membrane protein YtvI encodes MTIRKMIILLLVLAVGLFLLPYSVPFLLALLTAILVEPLVLFLIKRLRMNRMSAVISSFFLFLISFGIVLYWIGTQIVIQGIDLAQRLPAFSQHIFELVESYLISWETYYESLPAETVSEIQSVFAGLKSWALTSASTVAKGILGVAAIVPGFLISTIIYLVALFLISLDLPKLRAGFMRMFTVSAREKVEVVISQLNRATVGFLRAQIILSLMTFTLSFLGLLILQVKYAAVISLMIVFVDILPILGAGSFLVPWAIYNFLMGNSYLAIGLIVIFLVITVVRRIIEPKVLASNLGISALAALVSLFLGFQVMGFFGLILGPALVIIYEALRKAGFLNFKIDF; translated from the coding sequence ATGACGATTCGGAAAATGATCATCCTGCTACTAGTTCTGGCAGTCGGGTTGTTTCTTTTGCCTTACTCCGTCCCCTTCTTGCTAGCATTGTTAACCGCAATTCTGGTAGAGCCGCTCGTCTTGTTTCTGATCAAAAGGCTACGAATGAATCGGATGAGTGCGGTAATCTCTTCCTTTTTCCTGTTCCTCATTTCTTTTGGGATCGTACTGTACTGGATCGGTACGCAGATCGTGATTCAGGGAATTGATTTGGCTCAGCGATTACCGGCTTTTTCGCAGCATATTTTTGAGTTGGTCGAGTCCTATTTGATAAGCTGGGAAACTTACTATGAATCGTTGCCTGCCGAAACCGTCTCAGAAATCCAGAGTGTCTTCGCTGGGCTTAAAAGCTGGGCACTTACTTCAGCCTCTACGGTTGCCAAAGGTATTCTCGGTGTGGCAGCCATCGTTCCGGGATTTTTGATCTCCACGATCATTTACTTGGTTGCCTTGTTTTTGATCAGTCTCGATTTGCCGAAATTGCGTGCGGGCTTCATGAGAATGTTCACGGTGTCTGCTCGTGAAAAGGTCGAGGTGGTTATCTCTCAATTGAACCGTGCCACCGTTGGATTTTTACGTGCCCAAATCATCTTGAGCCTGATGACGTTCACGCTGTCCTTTTTGGGATTGCTCATTTTGCAGGTCAAGTATGCAGCCGTGATTTCGCTGATGATCGTTTTCGTCGATATCCTCCCCATCTTGGGCGCAGGCTCGTTCCTCGTCCCATGGGCCATTTACAACTTCTTGATGGGCAATTCCTATTTGGCAATCGGCCTGATCGTCATTTTCCTCGTGATTACGGTCGTCCGCCGGATTATTGAGCCCAAGGTACTCGCATCCAATCTGGGAATTAGCGCCCTTGCCGCTCTCGTCAGCTTGTTCCTCGGATTTCAGGTGATGGGATTTTTCGGGCTGATACTCGGTCCAGCGCTCGTCATCATTTACGAGGCGCTGCGGAAAGCTGGATTCTTGAATTTCAAAATAGATTTTTGA
- a CDS encoding cation:dicarboxylate symporter family transporter: MKRFGLAMQIVVGLILGILVGAIFYGNPAVATYLQPIGDIFLRLIKMIVVPIVVATLIVGVAGVGDMKKLGKIGGKTILYFEIVTTIAIIVGLLAANIFQPGAGVDRTVLTKTDIHKYVDTAETTQSHGMVETFVNIVPTNVFDALARGDMLAIIFFSVLFGLGVAAAGEKGRPVLNFFNGVADAMFWVVNTIMRFAPFGVFALIGVTVSKFGLSSLIPLGKLVILVHFAMLFFILVVLGIIARISGVKITAILRVLKDELLLAYSTSSSETVLPKIMEKMEKMGCPKAITSFVIPTGYSFNLDGSTLYQALAALFIAQMYGIHMPISTQITLMLVLMVTSKGIAGVPGVSFVVLLATLGSVGLPVEGLAFIAGVDRLMDMARTVVNVVGNALAAIVISRWEGQFDKKKADDYVQAVKADPHAA; this comes from the coding sequence ATGAAGCGGTTTGGTTTAGCGATGCAGATTGTCGTCGGTCTCATTCTGGGTATCCTGGTGGGTGCTATTTTTTACGGCAACCCGGCAGTGGCGACCTATTTACAGCCTATCGGTGATATTTTTCTCCGATTGATTAAAATGATTGTCGTTCCGATCGTTGTTGCCACGCTTATTGTGGGCGTAGCAGGTGTAGGCGACATGAAAAAGCTGGGCAAGATCGGTGGTAAGACGATTCTGTATTTTGAAATCGTTACCACGATTGCTATTATCGTTGGTCTATTGGCGGCCAATATTTTTCAACCGGGTGCCGGTGTGGATCGCACCGTTCTTACCAAGACGGATATCCACAAGTATGTAGACACGGCAGAAACGACACAAAGCCACGGCATGGTGGAAACATTCGTCAATATCGTGCCAACCAATGTGTTTGATGCGCTCGCTCGTGGCGACATGTTAGCGATTATTTTCTTCTCCGTTTTGTTTGGTCTGGGTGTAGCAGCGGCAGGGGAAAAAGGAAGGCCTGTTCTCAACTTCTTCAATGGAGTTGCGGACGCGATGTTCTGGGTTGTTAACACGATCATGCGTTTTGCTCCGTTTGGTGTTTTCGCACTGATTGGTGTTACCGTTTCCAAATTTGGTTTGTCTTCCCTCATTCCATTGGGGAAACTGGTTATTTTGGTTCACTTTGCCATGCTGTTCTTTATCCTTGTGGTATTGGGAATTATCGCACGTATCAGCGGAGTCAAAATTACAGCAATCCTGCGCGTTCTGAAGGACGAGCTCTTGCTGGCTTACTCCACTTCCAGCTCCGAGACTGTACTGCCTAAAATCATGGAAAAAATGGAGAAGATGGGCTGTCCGAAGGCGATTACGTCCTTTGTTATTCCGACAGGCTACTCCTTTAACCTGGATGGTTCCACGCTGTACCAGGCACTGGCTGCTCTGTTCATTGCGCAAATGTATGGTATTCATATGCCAATCAGCACACAGATCACGCTGATGCTCGTACTGATGGTTACATCCAAAGGGATCGCTGGTGTACCGGGAGTATCGTTCGTAGTCCTGTTGGCTACGCTCGGCTCTGTAGGTCTCCCAGTAGAAGGTCTTGCTTTCATCGCCGGTGTAGACCGTTTGATGGATATGGCTCGTACAGTTGTTAACGTAGTAGGTAATGCGTTGGCAGCAATCGTGATCTCTCGTTGGGAAGGTCAGTTCGACAAAAAGAAAGCAGACGATTATGTTCAGGCAGTTAAAGCCGATCCGCATGCTGCTTAA
- the nadR gene encoding multifunctional transcriptional regulator/nicotinamide-nucleotide adenylyltransferase/ribosylnicotinamide kinase NadR, protein MGGVGFIGGKFLPLHQGHVYAITQAACRCDELYVVLSHSPTRDRQLCEEAGIKPIPYEVRLRWLSTLVKDMENVRVLAVEDCADSDDSYDWEAGAADIKRMIGKKIDLVFSSESAYDPIFRRLYPEAAHIILDESRSQVPISATQIRNEGVYAHWQRIPAVVQPYFVKKVVVVGTESCGKSTLTRYLAKIYNTVFVEEYGRTICEEVGGCDTILTPEYFPHIAYGHKMKEYEALQKANKLLFIDTEAIVTQFYSELYTGQTFPVLDQIAEEQAYDLWLFMEPDVAWVDDGLRVHGEEQVRLHNHEKLRQMLDERGITYVTLRGNYAERLQGAMRHVDQLLKTTSQQAGIGLD, encoded by the coding sequence ATGGGGGGCGTAGGCTTCATTGGCGGCAAGTTTTTGCCACTGCATCAGGGACATGTATACGCGATTACACAGGCGGCCTGCCGCTGCGACGAACTGTACGTCGTTCTCTCGCACAGCCCGACTCGCGACCGACAGCTGTGTGAGGAGGCAGGAATCAAGCCCATTCCCTATGAAGTTCGCTTGAGATGGCTGTCCACACTGGTCAAGGACATGGAAAATGTCCGAGTGCTTGCAGTCGAGGATTGTGCGGATAGCGATGATAGCTACGATTGGGAGGCCGGAGCAGCGGATATCAAGCGCATGATCGGGAAAAAAATTGATCTTGTTTTCAGCTCCGAGTCCGCCTACGATCCGATTTTTCGCCGTTTATACCCGGAGGCAGCGCACATCATTCTCGATGAATCGCGCAGCCAAGTGCCGATCTCCGCTACCCAAATTCGCAACGAAGGGGTCTACGCTCATTGGCAGCGCATCCCGGCTGTTGTTCAGCCCTATTTCGTCAAAAAGGTAGTGGTGGTAGGAACAGAGAGCTGCGGGAAATCGACCTTGACCCGTTATCTTGCGAAAATCTACAACACCGTGTTTGTCGAGGAGTATGGACGAACAATCTGCGAAGAGGTCGGGGGCTGCGATACGATTTTGACACCGGAGTATTTCCCACATATCGCGTATGGTCACAAAATGAAAGAGTACGAAGCGCTCCAGAAAGCCAACAAGCTCTTGTTCATCGATACCGAGGCGATTGTCACCCAGTTTTACTCCGAATTGTACACCGGGCAAACCTTCCCTGTTCTCGACCAGATTGCCGAAGAGCAAGCGTATGATTTATGGCTGTTCATGGAGCCAGATGTCGCATGGGTGGATGATGGACTGCGTGTGCACGGAGAAGAGCAAGTGCGCCTGCACAATCATGAAAAGCTGCGCCAGATGCTGGATGAGCGGGGAATTACCTACGTGACACTGCGAGGAAATTATGCCGAGAGACTGCAAGGAGCTATGCGGCATGTCGATCAACTGTTGAAGACGACTTCTCAACAAGCTGGAATTGGGCTAGACTAA
- the pnuC gene encoding nicotinamide riboside transporter PnuC has translation MNAKSTGFLADWNWFEKIWLISFTLVTLYLYVALDDTLIGLIASLTGMLSVVLVAKGKTWSYYPGIINVVLYAFVAYGQKYYGEVMLNLLYFLPMQFIGLYLWRKNRVSEVKQNDVKITILSNRARIWWTILSIIATIAYGFVLKQMGGALPFVDSLTAVLSVIAMLFMVKRLVEQWVVWIIIDLFTIYMWLVAFLKDGSDISMLVMWSAYLVNAIYGLMNWIRQYRKQREEQTWGA, from the coding sequence ATGAATGCGAAAAGCACCGGCTTTTTAGCAGACTGGAATTGGTTTGAAAAAATTTGGCTCATCTCGTTTACACTCGTTACCCTTTATTTGTATGTCGCACTGGATGATACATTAATCGGCTTGATCGCCTCCTTAACAGGGATGCTGAGTGTCGTGCTCGTCGCCAAAGGAAAGACGTGGAGCTACTACCCGGGTATCATCAATGTGGTTTTGTACGCCTTCGTTGCGTATGGGCAAAAGTACTATGGCGAAGTCATGCTGAATCTTCTCTATTTTTTGCCGATGCAATTCATAGGACTCTACCTGTGGCGCAAAAACCGCGTGTCCGAAGTGAAACAAAATGACGTCAAGATTACCATTTTGTCCAACCGAGCACGCATCTGGTGGACGATCTTGAGCATCATCGCAACGATTGCCTACGGGTTTGTATTGAAGCAAATGGGCGGGGCTTTGCCTTTTGTCGATTCCTTGACGGCTGTGCTCTCCGTCATCGCGATGCTCTTCATGGTGAAGCGCTTGGTCGAGCAGTGGGTGGTCTGGATCATCATTGATTTGTTCACGATCTACATGTGGCTGGTAGCGTTTTTGAAGGACGGAAGCGATATCTCCATGCTGGTCATGTGGTCAGCTTATTTGGTGAATGCCATTTACGGCTTGATGAACTGGATTCGACAGTACCGCAAGCAAAGGGAGGAGCAGACATGGGGGGCGTAG
- a CDS encoding TIGR02452 family protein, whose translation MNQGHNRSGRVRIAQETLQIIEQGYYVNKAGEKKSITEELAAAISQSVLYRPNDLAADTVPLPSHQSADAQLRAKVEVTSESSLDAAKRLVVHEKRADAVCLNFASAKNPGGGFLGGSQAQEESLARSSGLYPCIVQMQEMYTYHRQLKTCFYSDYMIYSPRVPVLRDQSDHLLREPYLLSFITAPAVNAGVVREREPENIAKVGPVMKERIRKILRAAAIHNHRTIILGAYGCGVFRNKAEDVADYFATVLIEEQYAQLFDHIVFAVYDKSARQENLRAFKERFA comes from the coding sequence ATGAATCAGGGACACAATCGAAGCGGGCGCGTGCGAATCGCGCAAGAGACGCTGCAAATCATAGAGCAGGGCTACTACGTGAACAAAGCGGGAGAAAAGAAGAGCATTACAGAGGAGCTAGCTGCTGCCATCAGCCAGTCGGTTCTGTATCGGCCAAATGATTTGGCAGCAGACACAGTGCCACTGCCATCGCATCAATCAGCGGATGCACAGCTGCGTGCCAAGGTTGAGGTTACCTCGGAATCCAGCCTGGATGCAGCCAAGCGCCTCGTTGTCCACGAGAAACGAGCAGATGCCGTTTGCTTGAATTTTGCTTCCGCCAAAAATCCGGGTGGAGGCTTCCTCGGGGGAAGCCAGGCGCAGGAAGAGAGCTTGGCGCGTTCCTCTGGGTTGTATCCTTGCATCGTGCAAATGCAGGAAATGTACACCTATCATCGCCAGTTAAAAACCTGCTTTTATTCCGATTACATGATTTACTCACCGCGGGTCCCTGTGCTCCGCGACCAAAGCGATCATCTTTTGCGTGAGCCATACCTCTTGTCTTTTATTACGGCGCCTGCGGTGAACGCTGGGGTTGTTCGTGAGCGAGAGCCTGAAAATATCGCGAAGGTTGGCCCTGTCATGAAAGAGCGCATCCGGAAAATTTTGCGGGCAGCAGCCATTCACAACCACCGGACGATCATTTTGGGGGCGTACGGCTGCGGGGTATTCCGCAACAAAGCGGAGGACGTAGCAGACTACTTTGCGACTGTTTTGATCGAGGAACAGTACGCACAGCTTTTTGACCACATCGTTTTTGCCGTCTACGACAAATCTGCGCGCCAGGAAAACCTGCGAGCGTTCAAGGAGAGATTCGCATGA
- a CDS encoding RrF2 family transcriptional regulator codes for MNSEFTIAVHSLALLAHIPEHMASSELIAKNVCTNPARIRKIMSILRKNGFVKTKEGIGGGYILACDPNEVTLAEIYRSISNGTLKPHWCSGDPQEACQVSANMHGVMDQIFTEAEMYFTKYLEQITIQTVLDKVRQGCQESSQQ; via the coding sequence GTGAATAGTGAATTTACCATAGCTGTTCACAGCTTGGCTTTGTTGGCTCATATCCCAGAGCATATGGCAAGCAGTGAGCTCATCGCAAAAAATGTATGTACGAATCCTGCCAGAATTCGCAAAATCATGAGCATTCTGCGTAAGAACGGGTTTGTGAAGACCAAAGAGGGAATTGGCGGCGGTTATATACTCGCGTGCGACCCGAATGAGGTCACCTTGGCCGAGATTTATCGTTCGATCTCGAATGGTACACTGAAGCCGCATTGGTGCTCGGGAGATCCGCAAGAAGCGTGTCAGGTTTCTGCGAATATGCACGGAGTCATGGATCAGATTTTTACCGAAGCAGAGATGTATTTTACGAAGTATTTGGAACAAATCACGATCCAGACCGTATTAGATAAAGTCCGTCAAGGATGTCAGGAGAGTTCGCAACAGTAA
- a CDS encoding NUDIX hydrolase codes for MKEKSHVNKRGQTEQEYLEAYDVSQFERPSVTVDMLVFTVMDELEENYRKLSPKSLKILLVKRGEHPYIGQWALPGGFVTPGESLEEAARRELRTETNVDDIYLEQLYTWGDAGRDPRTWVISTSYMALVDSSSLQLQAGDDAEEAEWYRIEDRWLKETKTATNDGSITEKWLELRLVHEREELSATIKITKTVTGRIVRETREIVETNNIAFDHAKIIQYALERLRNKIEYTDIAFALMPELFTLRDLQQVYEVILGRELLAAAFRRKVADKVLETNQYRKHAGHRPSKYFRFNPEWMDQT; via the coding sequence ATGAAAGAAAAATCACATGTAAATAAACGAGGTCAAACCGAACAGGAGTACTTGGAGGCTTATGATGTCAGCCAATTCGAGCGGCCGTCTGTGACAGTCGATATGCTGGTATTCACCGTGATGGATGAGCTGGAGGAGAATTACCGCAAGCTCTCGCCCAAGTCGTTGAAAATATTGCTCGTGAAGCGTGGTGAGCATCCGTATATCGGCCAATGGGCGTTGCCAGGCGGGTTTGTTACACCTGGGGAGAGTCTGGAGGAGGCAGCCAGACGCGAGCTGCGTACGGAAACAAACGTAGACGACATTTACTTGGAGCAGCTCTACACCTGGGGCGATGCGGGCAGAGATCCACGGACATGGGTTATCAGCACGTCGTACATGGCCTTGGTAGACAGCTCGTCTTTACAGCTGCAGGCCGGGGATGATGCAGAGGAAGCGGAGTGGTACCGCATCGAGGACAGGTGGCTGAAAGAAACGAAGACGGCTACTAATGACGGCTCCATTACTGAAAAATGGCTGGAACTGCGACTTGTGCACGAGAGAGAGGAACTGTCTGCCACTATTAAGATCACCAAAACAGTAACGGGCCGCATCGTTCGTGAGACCCGCGAAATTGTAGAGACGAACAACATTGCATTTGATCACGCCAAAATCATTCAATACGCACTAGAGCGGTTGCGTAACAAAATTGAATACACCGATATCGCCTTTGCCTTAATGCCGGAGCTGTTCACGCTAAGAGATCTGCAACAGGTGTACGAAGTGATTTTGGGACGTGAGCTGTTGGCTGCGGCGTTTCGCAGGAAGGTAGCCGACAAAGTGCTGGAAACGAATCAATATCGAAAACATGCCGGGCACCGACCATCCAAGTATTTCCGATTTAACCCGGAGTGGATGGATCAGACATAG
- a CDS encoding quinone oxidoreductase family protein gives MKAILVTELGGPETMQYAEVEMPTMSPTQVLIRVEMTSVNFADIKSRYGKKGAAKLPFIPGLDATGVIEQVGAEVQSLKVGQRVIAFPSNGSYAEYIVADESLTFALPDQISTETAAACPVVSFTSYQLLAKVARIAKGETVLIHAAAGGIGTTAIQLAKLLGAGRVIGTVGSEAKAGIALSAGADHVICNDHEDFVEKVRELTEGAGADVILDSISGTVSERSLECLAWYGRLVHFGNASGEIGQIKTIDLHASCRSVLGFSFGTTRKLRPHLLQDTAKQVLEYLANGQLDIKIGKHFALEDAASAHAWVESRSSTGKVLLDVSL, from the coding sequence ATGAAAGCGATCTTGGTAACGGAATTAGGCGGACCGGAGACGATGCAATATGCGGAAGTCGAGATGCCGACCATGTCACCTACACAGGTGCTGATCCGCGTTGAGATGACCAGTGTCAATTTTGCCGATATCAAATCCAGATATGGAAAAAAGGGAGCAGCCAAGCTGCCGTTTATCCCGGGACTCGATGCGACTGGCGTGATCGAACAGGTGGGGGCAGAGGTGCAAAGCCTCAAGGTGGGACAAAGAGTCATCGCATTTCCGTCCAACGGATCATACGCCGAGTATATCGTGGCGGATGAGAGCTTGACCTTTGCACTACCGGATCAAATCAGCACGGAAACAGCAGCCGCTTGCCCAGTCGTGTCATTTACTTCGTATCAGCTGCTGGCGAAGGTTGCCCGCATTGCCAAAGGGGAAACGGTATTGATTCACGCGGCGGCAGGCGGAATCGGGACGACGGCGATTCAATTAGCCAAGCTGCTCGGAGCAGGACGTGTCATCGGCACAGTCGGCAGTGAAGCAAAGGCCGGCATTGCGTTGTCAGCAGGTGCCGACCATGTGATTTGCAATGATCACGAAGATTTTGTGGAAAAGGTACGCGAGCTGACGGAGGGTGCGGGAGCGGATGTCATTTTAGACTCGATTTCCGGTACGGTCAGCGAGCGTAGTCTCGAGTGCCTTGCTTGGTACGGTCGACTCGTCCATTTCGGCAATGCCAGCGGCGAGATCGGTCAGATCAAGACGATCGATCTGCACGCAAGCTGCCGCTCTGTATTAGGCTTCAGCTTTGGTACGACTCGCAAGCTGCGTCCACACTTGTTGCAGGATACAGCCAAGCAAGTCTTGGAGTATTTGGCGAATGGCCAGCTCGACATCAAGATCGGCAAGCATTTTGCTTTGGAAGACGCAGCGAGCGCCCATGCGTGGGTCGAGAGCAGGTCGAGTACGGGAAAAGTACTGCTGGATGTGAGCTTGTAA
- a CDS encoding pyridoxal-phosphate-dependent aminotransferase family protein, whose product MCAYKELTTSQRTIMTPGPVEAEPSVLRVMGSPILGQFDPEFTNIMNETMEMLRKLFQTSNHWAFPIDGTSRAGIEAVLCSVIEPGDRVLVPIYGRFGHLLTEIAERYGADVITMETRWGSVFEPQDVIAEIERVQPKIVAVVHGETSTGCVQPLKEIGEACRRMDVLFVVDAVASIGGTEVKVDDWYIDACIGGTQKCLSVPSGMAPITFNSRVEALLLQRKKIERGLADPSAPKSVQTRTIRSNYFDLSQLMDYWGPARLNHHTEATTMLYALREGVRIALTEGLEARFARHRLHEQALVAGVLAMGLQLYGDPACKLPVVTCIKIPEGVDGESVRAMLLEDFHIEIASSFGPLKGKIWRIGTMGYSCRKKNILHVLGALEAVLIRHGVRVHAGRAVQAALDVYHV is encoded by the coding sequence ATGTGTGCATACAAAGAACTGACCACCTCACAACGGACGATCATGACGCCAGGGCCCGTCGAGGCCGAGCCTAGTGTTCTTCGCGTGATGGGTTCACCCATTTTGGGGCAATTCGATCCAGAATTCACGAACATCATGAACGAAACAATGGAAATGCTTCGGAAATTGTTTCAGACATCCAATCATTGGGCATTCCCTATTGACGGAACTTCCCGGGCGGGCATTGAGGCTGTTTTGTGCAGCGTAATCGAACCGGGAGATCGGGTGCTTGTACCCATTTATGGACGATTCGGGCACCTGCTGACGGAGATTGCGGAAAGGTACGGCGCAGATGTGATTACGATGGAAACGCGCTGGGGAAGTGTCTTTGAGCCGCAGGACGTCATTGCCGAAATCGAGCGCGTTCAGCCCAAAATCGTAGCAGTGGTTCACGGCGAAACATCCACCGGCTGTGTTCAGCCTTTGAAAGAAATCGGAGAAGCTTGCCGCCGGATGGATGTCCTATTTGTCGTCGATGCTGTCGCTTCGATCGGCGGGACAGAAGTGAAGGTAGACGACTGGTATATCGACGCATGTATTGGCGGCACGCAAAAATGCTTGTCTGTCCCCTCTGGGATGGCTCCTATCACGTTTAATTCTCGTGTAGAAGCACTCTTGCTCCAACGGAAAAAAATTGAGCGTGGACTCGCTGATCCTTCCGCACCGAAATCTGTTCAAACCCGAACGATCCGCAGCAACTATTTTGACCTGAGCCAGCTCATGGATTACTGGGGACCCGCACGGCTGAACCACCATACGGAGGCGACAACGATGCTGTACGCCTTGCGCGAGGGAGTTCGCATTGCCCTCACGGAAGGTCTGGAGGCGAGATTCGCCAGACATCGCTTGCATGAACAAGCCTTGGTCGCTGGTGTGTTGGCGATGGGATTGCAGCTCTATGGCGATCCGGCTTGCAAGCTTCCCGTCGTGACCTGTATCAAAATTCCTGAAGGGGTGGACGGAGAGTCAGTCCGCGCTATGCTGCTCGAAGATTTTCATATAGAAATTGCCAGTTCCTTCGGGCCGCTAAAAGGGAAAATCTGGCGGATTGGCACAATGGGCTACAGCTGCCGGAAGAAAAATATTTTGCATGTGCTAGGGGCGTTGGAAGCGGTTCTCATCCGGCATGGAGTGCGTGTGCATGCAGGTCGTGCTGTTCAGGCCGCTCTGGATGTTTATCACGTATAA
- a CDS encoding DUF1802 family protein — protein MQSIVQPLSPLSLKEWAVAVKALGEGEQIITIRKGGLYEETREFRLENNKFYLYPTYEHQKRDMVKADCQHLLDATLEGWTMDKKTVTIEYFAEVTDDVELMDEAKLRALSPFHIWTDNFADVRLHWKKKQPLHILFVRMFRLEQPVEIPIDAAYQGCKSWHDLLVDIPRTAFTPVLSDEEFAAKKAKIMAILQN, from the coding sequence ATGCAGTCGATCGTACAGCCGCTATCCCCCCTTAGCTTGAAGGAATGGGCAGTCGCCGTCAAAGCACTTGGAGAAGGTGAGCAGATCATCACGATCCGCAAGGGTGGATTATACGAGGAAACACGAGAATTCCGCTTGGAAAACAATAAATTTTATTTGTACCCGACCTATGAGCACCAGAAGCGCGACATGGTTAAGGCAGACTGTCAACACCTGTTAGATGCGACCCTCGAAGGCTGGACAATGGACAAGAAGACCGTAACGATTGAGTATTTTGCCGAAGTGACCGACGATGTTGAGCTGATGGACGAAGCCAAGCTGCGTGCGCTTTCGCCCTTCCACATCTGGACGGATAATTTCGCAGATGTGCGTTTGCATTGGAAGAAAAAACAGCCGCTGCACATTTTGTTCGTGCGGATGTTTCGACTAGAGCAGCCGGTGGAAATCCCGATTGACGCTGCTTATCAAGGCTGCAAATCTTGGCATGATCTATTGGTGGACATTCCGCGAACTGCGTTTACCCCTGTGCTTTCTGACGAGGAGTTCGCAGCGAAAAAAGCAAAGATCATGGCGATTCTGCAAAACTAA
- a CDS encoding IDEAL domain-containing protein, giving the protein MNRDELLEVGEWVLGKTKFGELVQGFVETDDSLRGTAKVYVVQCDNEETIGKLVVIPRQWMERIPVGSFDDEEHMHDLIDLALATKDREWFMDLTAKASNMKRSSGKEARKTRSSSIRNRLGTSAIWEQ; this is encoded by the coding sequence ATGAATCGAGATGAGTTGTTGGAAGTCGGAGAATGGGTATTGGGCAAAACCAAATTCGGCGAGTTAGTTCAAGGCTTCGTCGAAACAGATGATTCATTGCGAGGTACCGCGAAAGTATATGTGGTTCAATGCGACAACGAAGAGACGATCGGCAAGCTGGTGGTAATTCCAAGACAGTGGATGGAACGAATTCCGGTAGGTTCTTTTGATGATGAAGAGCATATGCATGATTTGATCGACCTCGCCCTCGCAACCAAGGATAGAGAGTGGTTTATGGACCTGACTGCCAAGGCAAGCAACATGAAGCGGTCGTCAGGGAAAGAAGCCCGCAAAACAAGAAGCTCTTCCATTCGCAATCGCTTGGGAACTTCTGCTATTTGGGAGCAATAA
- a CDS encoding GNAT family N-acetyltransferase, which translates to MQMISTSELDKNVITEFFIKHWGSPQMVIPSGVFQCDALDGYAVKGDDGAINGFISYVLEDRECEIISLDSVIENKGIGTALLNQVEQTAKEKGCHRMKLVTTNDNLHAMGFYQKRGYQLHGLYINAVDKARQIKPEIPLIADNGIPIRDEILFIKNLF; encoded by the coding sequence ATGCAGATGATTTCAACAAGCGAACTGGACAAAAACGTCATCACTGAATTTTTCATCAAACACTGGGGTAGTCCGCAAATGGTCATCCCCAGTGGCGTCTTCCAATGCGATGCGCTGGACGGCTACGCAGTGAAGGGGGATGATGGTGCAATCAACGGATTTATTTCCTATGTACTCGAAGATCGCGAATGTGAAATCATTTCCCTAGACAGCGTGATCGAAAACAAAGGAATCGGGACCGCACTCCTTAATCAAGTAGAGCAGACCGCCAAAGAAAAAGGCTGCCACCGCATGAAGCTCGTCACCACCAACGATAACTTACACGCCATGGGCTTTTATCAAAAAAGAGGCTATCAGCTTCACGGGCTGTACATCAATGCCGTGGACAAGGCCCGCCAAATCAAACCTGAAATCCCCCTCATCGCAGACAACGGCATCCCAATCCGCGATGAAATCCTTTTTATTAAAAACCTCTTTTAA